In Silene latifolia isolate original U9 population chromosome 3, ASM4854445v1, whole genome shotgun sequence, a single window of DNA contains:
- the LOC141647250 gene encoding uncharacterized protein LOC141647250 isoform X1, giving the protein MAGISCYIAVSSTSNYKRINTIRSCSNPPTYNSKNQTPSLLKFAVSGVTEVLRIFSTGNNNGMDRVMAKEKEELSVSGVDDVLGILKSDYDNAYFVTGTFSLSIYAGDCLFEDPTIKFRGIELYSRNIQLLVPFFEQPSIVLNNIDKVRISCYFINNLVILISLRISYWIACFLNYNPLRSWSSCERAYLLLDFRVCVVSYNLDFVDSITLSFPAQSCAVVSLIVKLSFVNRSRL; this is encoded by the exons ATGGCGGGAATTTCTTGCTACATAGCAGTTTCTTCAACATCAAACTATAAG AGGATTAATACAATTCGATCATGTTCAAACCCACCCACTTATAATTCAAAGAATCAAACACCCTCGCTTCTCAAATTCGCAGTCTCTGGTGTCACAGAAGTCCTCAGAATTTTCTCTACTGGCAATAATAATGG AATGGATAGGGTGATGGCTAAAGAGAAAGAGGAATTGTCGGTTTCCGGGGTGGATGATGTTTTGGGCATTCTCAAATCAGATTATGACAATGCTTACTTTGTTACAG GAACATTTTCCTTGTCAATTTATGCTGGTGATTGTCTCTTTGAGGATCCAACCATAAAATTTCGCG GTATAGAGTTGTACTCACGGAACATACAATTGCTTGTACCTTTCTTTGAGCAACCCTCTATTGTATTGAATAATATAGACAAGGTACGCATTTCCTGCTATTTTATTAATAACCTTGTAATTCTCATATCATTGCGAATTTCGTACTGGATTGCATGTTTCTTGAACTACAACCCTTTACGGTCATGGAGTAGCTGTGAACGTGCTTACTTGCTGTTAGACTTTAGAGTTTGTGTCGTTTCATATAATCTCGATTTTGTTGACAGTATAACCCTGTCCTTCCCAGCGCAGTCATGTGCAGTGGTATCACTAATTGTAAAGCTTTCATTTGTAAATCGCTCCAGACTCTAG
- the LOC141647250 gene encoding uncharacterized protein LOC141647250 isoform X2 has translation MAGISCYIAVSSTSNYKRINTIRSCSNPPTYNSKNQTPSLLKFAVSGVTEVLRIFSTGNNNGMDRVMAKEKEELSVSGVDDVLGILKSDYDNAYFVTGTFSLSIYAGDCLFEDPTIKFRGIELYSRNIQLLVPFFEQPSIVLNNIDKGVNSDRDFVLATWSLRSYLKLPWRPLIAVEGSTIYDLNDEYKIVRHAESWNISALEAVGQIFTPGLRRPSE, from the exons ATGGCGGGAATTTCTTGCTACATAGCAGTTTCTTCAACATCAAACTATAAG AGGATTAATACAATTCGATCATGTTCAAACCCACCCACTTATAATTCAAAGAATCAAACACCCTCGCTTCTCAAATTCGCAGTCTCTGGTGTCACAGAAGTCCTCAGAATTTTCTCTACTGGCAATAATAATGG AATGGATAGGGTGATGGCTAAAGAGAAAGAGGAATTGTCGGTTTCCGGGGTGGATGATGTTTTGGGCATTCTCAAATCAGATTATGACAATGCTTACTTTGTTACAG GAACATTTTCCTTGTCAATTTATGCTGGTGATTGTCTCTTTGAGGATCCAACCATAAAATTTCGCG GTATAGAGTTGTACTCACGGAACATACAATTGCTTGTACCTTTCTTTGAGCAACCCTCTATTGTATTGAATAATATAGACAAG GGTGTTAATTCCGACAGAGATTTTGTTTTGGCTACTTGGAGCCTGAG GAGCTACTTAAAACTTCCATGGAGGCCTCTCATTGCAGTCGAAGGAAGTACTATCTATGATCTAAATGACGAATATAAA ATTGTCAGACATGCAGAGAGCTGGAATATTTCTGCACTTGAAGCTGTTGGCCAAATATTCACTCCTGGTTTAAGAAGACCGTCAGAATAA